From Candidatus Planktophila sp., the proteins below share one genomic window:
- a CDS encoding DEAD/DEAH box helicase family protein, with translation MRPISDLQRTVEPFQVVSDFVPAGDQPEAIAEIARRFAAGEQDVVLLGATGTGKSATTAWLIEKLQRPTLVLAPNKLLAAQLANEFRELLPNNAVEYFVSYYDYYQPEAYVPQTDTFIEKDSSVNDEVERLRHSATNSLLTRRDVIVVATVSCIYGLGTPQEYIDRMVTLRVGDEIERNALLRRFVDVQYKRNDVAFERGTFRVRGDTIEIIPMYEELAIRIEMFGDEIEKISTLHPLTGEIIRDETEMYIFPATH, from the coding sequence ATGCGCCCGATATCGGATTTACAACGAACAGTCGAGCCATTTCAAGTTGTAAGCGATTTTGTTCCGGCAGGAGATCAGCCCGAAGCGATAGCTGAAATTGCTCGACGATTTGCTGCAGGTGAGCAGGATGTAGTACTTCTCGGTGCAACGGGTACTGGAAAGTCGGCCACCACCGCGTGGCTCATTGAAAAACTTCAGCGACCTACTCTTGTTTTAGCTCCAAATAAACTGTTAGCTGCTCAGTTAGCCAATGAGTTTCGCGAACTACTGCCCAATAACGCCGTTGAATACTTCGTTTCCTATTATGACTATTACCAGCCAGAGGCCTACGTTCCGCAGACCGATACATTCATCGAGAAAGATTCGAGTGTTAACGACGAAGTCGAGCGTTTGCGCCACTCGGCGACTAATTCGCTCTTAACACGTAGGGATGTCATCGTCGTCGCAACGGTTTCATGTATTTATGGACTTGGTACCCCTCAGGAGTACATAGATCGCATGGTCACCCTTCGAGTAGGGGATGAGATAGAACGCAACGCACTACTGCGACGATTTGTTGACGTACAGTACAAGCGCAATGACGTTGCATTTGAAAGAGGAACTTTTAGGGTTCGGGGCGACACCATCGAAATCATTCCAATGTATGAAGAGCTGGCAATTCGCATTGAGATGTTTGGAGATGAGATTGAAAAAATCTCAACTTTGCACCCACTGACTGGCGAAATAATTCGGGATGAAACGGAGATGTATATTTTTCCAGCAACTCAC
- the coaE gene encoding dephospho-CoA kinase (Dephospho-CoA kinase (CoaE) performs the final step in coenzyme A biosynthesis.), producing the protein MRVIGLTGGIGSGKSLAAEYFADLGALVIDADQLARAAIERGSKGFDEVVAMFGDSILKNGEIDRRALGELVFKDPTKKAALEAIIHPWVRSEFEAAVLSLSGNQTLVYEIPLLFETGGANRFESVITVEAPMDKRIERLREKGLHLSEIEARITAQASLEERVSIADFVIENSGSKDDLLRQVENIWDGLTHTSN; encoded by the coding sequence GTGCGAGTCATAGGCTTAACGGGCGGAATTGGAAGTGGTAAATCTCTGGCGGCTGAATATTTCGCAGATCTCGGAGCGTTAGTTATTGATGCCGATCAATTAGCGCGCGCAGCTATTGAACGTGGATCGAAAGGTTTCGATGAAGTTGTTGCAATGTTTGGTGATTCGATTTTGAAAAATGGCGAGATAGATCGTCGCGCTTTGGGTGAGTTAGTGTTTAAAGATCCGACTAAAAAAGCTGCGTTAGAGGCGATTATTCATCCGTGGGTACGAAGCGAGTTCGAGGCAGCGGTTCTCTCTCTGAGCGGAAATCAAACTTTGGTCTATGAGATTCCGCTTCTCTTTGAAACCGGCGGCGCAAATCGTTTTGAAAGCGTTATAACGGTTGAGGCACCGATGGACAAGCGTATTGAGCGATTGCGAGAAAAAGGGTTACACCTTTCGGAGATTGAGGCTCGCATAACCGCACAAGCCTCACTCGAGGAGAGGGTTTCCATCGCCGACTTCGTCATAGAAAACAGTGGCTCTAAGGATGATTTGCTTCGTCAAGTGGAAAATATTTGGGATGGATTAACCCACACATCTAACTAG